A region of Vigna radiata var. radiata cultivar VC1973A chromosome 6, Vradiata_ver6, whole genome shotgun sequence DNA encodes the following proteins:
- the LOC106763750 gene encoding uncharacterized protein LOC106763750, whose product MFILLWLLTTVHGGSLSRLKILEVERKLKYLRRHSLKTIKSEDGDVIDCIAINKQPAFDHPALKNHKIQMAPTHLTAGSRTSRNGKNANESLSVTSQVWQKSGKCGKGTIPVRRIRKRELLKAHSIEEYGRKKPSFSHHQHAELNKNLDSFVQLKNHSKAILFTVGYRYLGGKADLRVCNPFVEKDDEYSITQVALLTGPYNDFESVQSGWAVNPSVYGDRQTRLFVYWTADGSKKSGCFDLTCPGFIQTSNEIALGAAIHPISIPADLPYVITIYIFKDPYTNNWWVQYGEKTYIGYWPPELFKTILYNAQSVEWGGEVYSTSIGQTPHTATQMGNGQFASVLEFSSAITRMRIHDNSEFLKIPELVYDYSDEYNCYDVWYMSDYIDDPQFYYGGPGRNPKCP is encoded by the exons ATGTTCATTCTCTTATGGCTGCTAACCACAGTCCATGGTGGCTCTCTATCAAGACTCAAGATTTTGGAAGTTGAGAGAAAATTAAAGTATCTCAGAAGACATTCCTTAAAAACTATCAAG AGTGAAGATGGAGATGTAATTGATTGCATTGCCATTAATAAACAACCAGCATTTGATCATCCAGCATTGAAGAATCACAAAATTCAG ATGGCTCCTACTCACCTAACAGCTGGATCAAGAACTTcaagaaatggaaaaaatgCAAATGAATCTTTGAGTGTGACTTCACAAGTGTGGCAGAAAAGTGGAAAATGTGGAAAGGGAACAATACCAGttagaagaataagaaaaagagagCTATTGAAGGCTCATTCAATTGAAGAATATGGAAGGAAGAAGCCAAGCTTCTCTCACCATCAACATGCTGAACTGAATAAGAATCTTGATTCCTTTGTTCAACTTAAAAACCACTCT AAGGCAATATTGTTTACAGTTGGTTACCGTTATTTGGGAGGAAAAGCAGATCTGAGAGTGTGCAACCCTTTTGTTGAAAAGGATGATGAATACAGCATTACTCAAGTCGCTCTCTTAACAGGCCCATACAATGACTTTGAGTCTGTTCAATCTGGTTGGGCA GTGAATCCTAGTGTATATGGAGATAGACAAACTCGATTATTTGTATACTGGACG GCTGATGGTTCAAAGAAAAGTGGTTGTTTTGATCTAACCTGTCCTGGGTTTATTCAGACAAGCAATGAGATTGCCTTGGGTGCTGCTATACATCCAATCTCAATTCCTGCTGACCTTCCATACGTAATAACAATTTACATCTTTAAG GATCCCTATACCAACAATTGGTGGGTGCAATATGGTGAGAAGACCTACATAGGTTATTGGCCACCGGAGTTGTTTAAAACAATACTTTACAATGCACAATCTGTGGAGTGGGGTGGTGAAGTTTACAGTACAAGCATTGGACAAACTCCTCACACAGCAACACAAATGGGCAACGGCCAATTTGCTTCAGTTTTGGAGTTTTCATCTGCAATAACAAGAATGAGAATTCATGACAACTCTGAATTCTTGAAAATCCCAGAATTGGTTTATGATTATTCTGATGAATATAATTGCTATGATGTTTGGTACATGTCAGATTACATTGATGATCCTCAATTCTATTATGGGGGTCCTGGTAGAAATCCAAAGTGCCCTTAA
- the LOC106763918 gene encoding UPF0587 protein C1orf123 homolog, with translation MVNFTLMITAELENLTNLQPQGGCDDPNFSYFFKLKCGRCGEISQKETCVLLNDTVPLPVGKGTTHLIQKCKFCGRDGTVTMIEGKGKPLTQEISESGKYAPLMLFDCRGYEPVDFVFGDGWKVESLEGTKFENVDLSSGEYADYDEKGECPVMISDLRATFEVTK, from the exons ATGGTGAACTTCACGTTGATGATCACTGCGGAGCTTGAGAATCTCACCAATCTTCAACCCCAAGGTGGCTGCGATGATCCCAATTTCTCCTACTTTTTCAAG TTGAAATGTGGGAGATGCGGAGAAATCAGCCAGAAAGAAACATGCGTCCTCTTAAACGACACCGTTCCTCTTCCGGTTGGAAAGGGCACCACTCATCTCATTCAAAAG TGCAAATTTTGTGGCAGGGATGGCACTGTAACCATGATCGAAGGCAAAGGTAAACCACTCACCCAGGAAATCAGTGAATCAGGGAAGTACGCCCCATTGATGTTATTTGACTGCAGGGGCTATGAACCAGTAGATTTTGTATTCGGTGATGGATGGAAAGTTGAATCG CTTGAGGGAACCAAATTTGAGAATGTTGACTTGTCAAGTGGAGAATATGCTGACTATGACGAGAAGGGAGAATGCCCAGTCATGATATCCGATCTTCGAGCTACTTTTGAAGTGACAAAGTAG
- the LOC106763751 gene encoding uncharacterized protein LOC106763751 yields MEGWEESHESLRAEVSQLKDQIGQILAALESMKTTGESSSAHVEGTAHPYPLVFNAASQSVPFPLYGLPPGYTPPVGEYSEVEHATFSFPTTVNIPPIGTQGPVLVSTPMMGTGMNETNATDGIRVTPVPHVVANEDSSAGAAPHATVIEGFNSLVGATGRLESLEVRMRAVEGVESYGFGDAARLSLVPGLKIPPKFKAPEFEKYKGNTCPKSHVTMYCRKMVAYAHDEQLLIHVFQESLAGVALNWYTHLEPSRIRCWADLADAFVKQYIYNTHVAPDRLHLQSMAKKDNETFKEYAQRWRELAAQVEPPLYDKEMVTMFVNTLQPPFYEHMVGNVSANFVDTIIIGERIEIGLQNGKIACSPSGDTSSRPPNFNPGKKKEGGVYAVSTMPGWRGQAPTYNYQPYVDQPPYAANATFSHQIRPQPQQGYYQPRYSPTNTRRAGANASPNVNVGPNNNPRRNQSVRFTPIPMTYTELLPNLVEKGLVAICPMKPMQPPYPSGYDVDAKCGYHGGGVGHSTERCLAFKHKVQSLIDSGWLKFQEDKPSIEANPLSGHGGTSTNAIENEG; encoded by the coding sequence ATGGAAGGTTGGGAGGAGTCGCATGAATCCCTCAGAGCTGAGGTCAGCCAGCTGAAAGACCAGATCGGCCAAATCTTGGCTGCTCTCGAATCCATGAAGACCACTGGAGAGTCTTCATCTGCACATGTTGAGGGGACTGCTCACCCTTATCCCCTAGTGTTCAACGCTGCAAGCCAATCAGTTCCTTTCCCACTGTATGGGTTGCCCCCAGGTTATACTCCTCCCGTAGGAGAATACTCAGAGGTGGAGCACGCCACATTCTCTTTTCCCACGACTGTTAACATACCACCAATCGGCACTCAGGGACCTGTCTTAGTGTCGACTCCCATGATGGGTACGGGAATGAATGAGACCAATGCAACTGATGGAATACGGGTGACCCCAGTACCGCATGTGGTTGCTAATGAGGATTCTTCAGCCGGAGCTGCGCCGCACGCCACGGTGATTGAGGGATTTAATAGCCTCGTTGGAGCTACGGGTAGGTTGGAGAGTTTGGAGGTGAGAATGAGAGCTGTCGAGGGGGTCGAAAGTTACGGATTTGGGGATGCTGCCAGATTGAGTTTGGTTCCGGGCTTAAAAATCCCGCCTAAGTTCAAGGCGCCGGAGTTTGAAAAGTATAAGGGTAACACTTGCCCTAAAAGCCATGTGACCATGTACTGTAGAAAGATGGTTGCATATGCTCATGATGAGCAGCTACTCATCCACGTTTTCCAAGAAAGTTTGGCTGGGGTGGCGTTGAATTGGTATACCCATTTAGAGCCTTCTCGAATTCGTTGCTGGGCGGATTTGGCTGACGCCTTTGTGAAACAGTACATATACAACACGCATGTTGCGCCAGACCGTTTGCATTTGCAAAGTATGGCAAAGAAGGACAATGAAACCTTCAAAGAGTATGCCCAACGATGGAGAGAGTTAGCCGCGCAAGTCGAACCACCTTTGTATGACAAGGAGATGGTGACAATGTTTGTGAATACGCTCCAGCCACCCTTTTATGAACACATGGTTGGGAATGTGTCTGCCAATTTTGTTGATACCATCATAATAGGCGAAAGGATAGAAATCGGGTTGCAGAATGGGAAAATTGCGTGTAGCCCGTCCGGGGATACAAGCTCCAGACCACCCAATTTTAATCcgggaaagaaaaaggaaggggGTGTGTATGCAGTATCGACAATGCCTGGGTGGAGAGGTCAAGCTCCCACTTATAACTATCAACCATATGTGGACCAACCTCCATATGCAGCTAACGCGACATTTTCCCATCAAATCAGGCCTCAACCACAACAAGGGTATTATCAACCACGGTACAGTCCAACTAATACTCGGAGGGCTGGGGCAAACGCGAGCCCAAACGTGAATGTGGGTCCAAACAACAACCCCAGAAGGAACCAATCTGTTAGATTCACCCCAATCCCCATGACTTACACAGAGTTGTTACCTAACCTGGTCGAAAAGGGTTTGGTTGCCATTTGTCCGATGAAGCCTATGCAACCTCCATACCCGAGCGGTTATGACGTAGATGCCAAGTGTGGTTACCATGGGGGAGGCGTTGGTCACTCCACTGAGAGGTGTTTGGCTTTCAAACATAAGGTGCAAAGTCTGATCGATTCTGGGTGGCTGAAGTTTCAAGAAGATAAACCTAGCATTGAGGCTAATCCACTGTCCGGACATGGGGGCACCTCGACAAACGCCATCGAAAATGAAGGATGA
- the LOC106765119 gene encoding protein EARLY FLOWERING 3, giving the protein MKRGNDDEKVAGPMFPRLHVNDAEKGGPRAPPRNKMALYEQLSVPSQRFNPRLLPLKPNSSSNLVAPPTSSTQGSGHERSYGYPVRLPSQTPAHRAESYVSRQSDGSRSNTSLVQLERRKRADEDDVHAYICSRIGHSNDKAINRKKFTPLGGGNFCSVSVQNDGERDPAQFGSLPVDMRKHVRSGNETHPHVSSSRQQPKMSVKNKSSGEVIDSLVMQAKVIPNQEDQDCSVPSISRLHQDGGCLQQECVAGHQSADVDLLNSTRDMDNGNALVPKSCFHSAVNQTCPVEVTDGVDVEYHDVGTEGPLQKGNFDGSGDVSKISTVTNLSSLIVSPDDVVGILGQKHFWKARRKIANQQRVFAVQVFELHRLIKVQQLIASSPDVLLEDGAFLGKFPLEGSTPKTISLQVVVNPQQQTPKQKNNSEKQNLKTECSAENAVEKKTSFSSPKNGSHLTNHTPFSGIPHQADVASDNRTSPWSFNQSPQHQWLIPIMSPSEGLVYKPYPGPTFTRTNPAGCGGPFGQAPLGATFMNPAFQFPASHQVVGVSPFVSLPNHTYFSPYGMQVVNQAATGSAVEHVNQYAGQGSHVQNGHSSVEGASFNTQHNQSSSNLPVQRNGAVSHVKKLRVSKERRLQGSTASTPSETPQEIRTGNIAEGSDAHSLSLHSVETKQQTQVIKVVPHNGKSATESAARIFQSIQEERKQHDLV; this is encoded by the exons ATGAAGAGAGGGAACGACGATGAGAAGGTGGCAGGGCCAATGTTTCCGAGGCTGCATGTAAATGATGCAGAGAAAGGAGGGCCAAGAGCACCACCAAGGAACAAGATGGCCCTCTATGAACAACTCAGTGTTCCCTCTCAGAGGTTCAATCCACGCCTTCTGCCACTCAAACCAAATTCATCTTCTAACTTAGTTGCTCCACCAACTTCCTCAACCCAG GGAAGTGGGCATGAGAGAAGTTATGGCTACCCAGTTCGTTTACCTTCGCAAACACCTGCTCATCGAGCTGAAAGTTATGTTTCTCGCCAATCTGATGGATCGAGATCAAATACTTCATTGGTGCAGCtagaaaggagaaagagagCAGACGAAGATGATGTTCATGCATACATTTGCTCAAGGATTGGTCACTCTAATGATAAAGCGATCAATAGGAAAAAATTCACTCCTTTGGGTGGTGGTAATTTTTGCTCAGTTTCAGTGCAAAATGATGGTGAAAGAGATCCAGCACAATTTGGTTCCCTTCCTGTTGACATGAGAAAGCATGTGAGGAGTGGGAATGAGACACATCCACATGTAAGCTCAAGTAGACAGCAACCAAAAATGTCTGTTAAAAACAAATCAAGTGGAGAAGTTATTGACAGTCTAGTGATGCAAGCCAAGGTGATTCCAAATCAAGAGGATCAGGATTGTTCTGTCCCAAGTATAAGCAGGTTACATCAGGATGGTGGTTGTCTACAGCAGGAATGTGTGGCTGGGCACCAATCCGCTGACGTTGATCTCCTTAACTCTACAAGGGATATGGATAATGGAAATGCCCTTGTACCAAAAAGCTGTTTTCATTCTGCAGTAAACCAAACCTGTCCAGTTGAGGTTACCGATGGTGTTGATGTTGAATATCATGATGTTGGTACTGAAGGTCCATTACAGAAGGGAAATTTTGATGGAAGTGGTGATGTCTCGAAGATCTCCACGGTAACAAATTTATCAAGCCTGATAGTTTCTCCTGATGATGTTGTAGGGATATTAGGTCAAAAACATTTCTGGAAAGCAAGGCGAAAAATTGCCAA TCAACAGAGAGTGTTTGCTGTCCAAGTGTTTGAATTGCACAGACTGATCAAG gTTCAACAGCTGATTGCTTCATCCCCAGATGTTTTGCTTGAAGATGGTGCTTTCTTGGGGAAATTTCCTCTGGAGGGGTCTACTCCCAAAACCATTTCATTGCAAGTTGTCGTAAACCCCCAGCAACAAACTCCTAAGCAGAAAAACAATTCTGAAAAGCAGAACCTTAAAACAGAATGTTCTGCTGAGAATGCAGTTGAGAAGAAAACCTCATTTTCGTCCCCAAAAAATGGTAGCCACCTTACAAATCACACCCCTTTTTCAGGAATTCCACACCAGGCAGATGTGGCTTCCGATAATAGAACAAGTCCCTGGAGTTTCAATCAATCACCTCAACATCAGTGGTTAATTCCTATCATGTCTCCTTCCGAAGGGCTTGTCTACAAGCCATATCCCGGGCCGACATTTACCAGAACGAATCCTGCAGGATGTGGCGGGCCATTCGGACAAGCACCTCTCGGGGCTACTTTCATGAATCCTGCCTTTCAATTTCCAGCTTCTCATCAAGTAGTCGGGGTGTCACCGTTTGTTTCTCTGCCCAACCACACCTACTTCTCCCCCTACGGCATGCAAGTAGTGAATCAAGCAGCAACAGGGTCAGCTGTGGAACATGTGAACCAGTATGCCGGACAAGGTTCTCATGTTCAAAATGGTCATTCATCAGTTGAGGGAGCCAGTTTTAACACTCAACATAACCAAAGCTCATCCAACTTGCCAGTTCAGAGGAATGGAGCCGTGTCACATGTCAAGAAACTTCGCGTGTCCAAGGAGAGACGATTACAAGGGAGCACAGCAAGCACTCCTAGTGAAACACCACAGGAAATCAGAACAGGGAACATTGCTGAAGGAAGTGATGCacattctctttctcttcactCTGTTGAAACCAAACAGCAAACACAAGTCATCAAAGTCGTTCCACACAACGGGAAATCCGCGACAGAATCAGCTGCTAGAATATTTCAATCCATTCAAGAAGAGAGAAAGCAGCATGATTTAGTGTAG